One endosymbiont 'TC1' of Trimyema compressum genomic window, AGTAATTAATTCTTTACTAAACATAGAAGATGGTATTATGCTTTGTATGAAAACATGAATTGAAGGAGATTGAGAGAATGAAATTAATTGGAACAATGAAAGTTAATGAACAGAATCATTTAGAAATTGGTGGTTGTGATGTTGTTGACTTACAAAAAACATATGGCACACCTTTAGTAGTTGTTGATGAGACTCATGTAAGCTCAATATGTAAAGACTACTATAAAAACTTTACTGAAAAAACCAATGGAAAGGCTATTGTCCTTTATGCTAGCAAGGCATTTATGACACCAAGCCTTTGTAAAATTATAAATAAAGAAAAACTTGGATTAGATGTTGTGTCTGGTGGAGAGCTTTTCATGGCCTTAAAAGCAGGGTTCCCAGCAGAAAAAATATTCTTTCATGGTAATAACAAAAGCTCGGAAGAATTAAATATGGCTCTTGATTCAGGTGTTGGTCGCATTGTTATTGATAATGATGATGAGTTAGAAAAGTTAAATCGGGTTGCTGGAGACAAAGGTGTTAAAGCCAATGTGCTTTTAAGAATAACACCAGGTATTGATGCTGCTACCCATGCTTTTATTAGAACGGGTAGTGTAGATTCTAAATTTGGCTTTACATTACCTAATGGTGATGCTTTAAAAGGTGTGGAAAAAGCTTATTCATTAGAAAATATTAAATTTAAAGGTTTACATTGTCATATTGGCTCACAGATTTTTGAGATGCAGTCTTTTAAAGATGCTGTCGGAGTTATGGTTAATTTTATTGAAGAAATTAAAAAAACTTTAAATATTGTTGTTGAAGATTTAGATATGGGTGGAGGCTTTGGTATTTACTATACTGAGGAAGACAATCCAAGTACAATTGCTTTATATAGTGAAAACATCTTAAATACTCTTGAAAGTTTAA contains:
- the lysA gene encoding diaminopimelate decarboxylase, whose product is MKLIGTMKVNEQNHLEIGGCDVVDLQKTYGTPLVVVDETHVSSICKDYYKNFTEKTNGKAIVLYASKAFMTPSLCKIINKEKLGLDVVSGGELFMALKAGFPAEKIFFHGNNKSSEELNMALDSGVGRIVIDNDDELEKLNRVAGDKGVKANVLLRITPGIDAATHAFIRTGSVDSKFGFTLPNGDALKGVEKAYSLENIKFKGLHCHIGSQIFEMQSFKDAVGVMVNFIEEIKKTLNIVVEDLDMGGGFGIYYTEEDNPSTIALYSENILNTLESLIEEKGLLMPNVFVEPGRSIIGPAGSNLYTVGSVKNIPGVRKYVSIDGGMVDNIRPALYDAKYEVALGNRMDEIGTDVVTVTGKCCESGDILARDIALPVAKAGDVLVMSSTGAYGYSMASNYNVLGKPAVVFVKDGESQLVIKRESHEDMMKNHILLDR